A genome region from Trichoderma asperellum chromosome 7, complete sequence includes the following:
- a CDS encoding uncharacterized protein (EggNog:ENOG41): MSRRDSRTQFDNEEYTVGWICAITTEHVAARAFLDEEHALPQFVSPHDNNNYTLGRIGKHNIVIAVLPHGEYGLSSAASVARDMLHSFPNIRIGLMVGIGGGAPSEKHDIRLGDVVVSDPRNGENAVFQYDFGKTIQEQSFYPTGNLNQPPPVLRSAVSGLESQYELNGHGIQESIDIILDKNPRLRKKYKRPDLDRLYQSQFIHPLAETSCGISCGNSPPALIIRAERDSGEDNPMIHYGLIASANQLMKDAEIRDMLAMEKDVLCFEMEAAGLMNHFPCLVIRGICDYADTHKNKEWQGYAAMTAAAYAKDLLSLIPPNRVEALKKMDVLSDISEGLTGILRKQNSEYRNEVLKWLTPTDYVSQQHDYFGSRQPGTGEWLLNSKEYQNWLNTAAEALFCEGIPGAGKTIMTSIVIDHLTTKFIHDLENLNTGVAYVYFSYCQSDEKADDLLLSLLKQLAQIRSSLPDCVTALYEQHKDKGSRPSLEVITSTLQSVISTYSRTFIVIDALDECPNINDCRMRFLAEILSLRYKSKVNIFATSRPNAEIAKQLEGSTFIEICAREEDVRKYLVGNMVRLPNFVYEDVKLKSDIEATIIDSVQGMFLLAKLCLNSLVHKLTINDVRDALSNLSTGSEAINHAYKDAMERIERQPPEKKELARRVLSWIIYAKRQLSPTELQHALAVKHGHLELDNRNFINIENIVLVCAGLIAVDKETNVIRLIHYTAQDFFERTRMEWFPAAEVEIARTCTSYLSFRNFESGFCAKDTDFEERLSRYLFYSYAAKNWGHHARNASPLPQEVIAFLECDEKVQASSQALMASKPAWRNSEYSQQVPKHITGLHLAAYFGIETVMRTVFGEQGLDLDASDDFGRTPLSYAAGNGYETIVNLLLGTYVVSPNSMDRDGQTPLMWAAKRGHSAVVKQILVDGRGDFNARDRYSQTPLLLAVKNGNKAVAELLLTESNADINARDNFGQTPLWWAVRNGDVSIMELLLEKDGVEVNAKNRHDQTPLWWAARNDDGAAVELLLRQNGIKVNLKDKDEQTPLGRAAQKGHETVVRMLLAKESIEVNIADNYGRTPLLLAARNGHTAVVKLLCGKSGADINIVDKNGKSPLLWAAINGHTDVIRLLLTATDADVNAKDHNDQSPLLHSVIGGHNAIVEELLNIESIDVNVKDIYHQTPLLYAAKNGHERIAEMLLGKEGIDLNAKDRHGQTPLWWAAANGNKAIIQLISNQTGVDINAKNSFSQAPLLWAARNGNEAIVKLLLTIPGVDVDTKDKEDLAPLWWAVKKVYEEVARLLLATDDVKVNSRNKNGQTPLLYAAEKGYKKMVEILLEKIGLDVNAVDKNGFTPLVLALRHSQGDMSLVDKEEKESRKESNYETIHRLPPAAENINSSRQEGDSGLLPWEAKKQYEDIAKLLLATDGINVNARDNNSQTPLLWAAKKGYDTLVDLLLKSDGIDINAKDDWNKSSLLWATAKGHIAVVKLLLNEAKLDINIEDDSGHSPLWWAVETGNETVIELLLPKHQKSISHDLLKKAAEERKVRVFELLISQEGVDLNTKDANGQPLLSWAVENGDEEIVRLLLVKAGVDVNTENKFGQTPLWCAVYGGSPEIVRLFLNEENVDVNARDHYGVSPLLLAVRNRRSPRPLCRRLRFNRDGAFDTDTKEYNGQPPPSPASPLSPASPLSPASPLSPASPLSPASPLFPAVPYRRPHFDEDEASNKNNKEGRDRLKLSQVGDSHTMVIEMKDEDSEDNAGDHRTITPGSLVSYGRRRYSSERVIRDLNMDPNKHPDHRYKSIFTETVNGDDIIKLLLARSDIDPNTKDHQGNTPLSTAVLNEDKEIAELLLCTQGIDVNTKDYESHTPLIHAIRKNNTSIIKLMLNSNQINVNSEDVGGWTPVWHAVHEKNWSLVHLLAKHGAKINSRDRYGQPLLSWVAENGDDEAASILLAINGTDINIMCDEDETPLFYAVKNEHKDIIGRLLKNDDIIINAKNRLGRTPLLNAVSGGRTEIVKLLLNEKNIDPNVEDNEDQGALLLAAQSGDEEVVKLLLAKNVDVNACNKDGRTALSVAAEKGHERVIEQLLASEIVDVNFRDDYGRTPLWYAATNGIGSIVGLLLTHDDIDVNIKDNKGQTPLLRATYSGHSEVAEILLAADGIDFRARDKEGRAPLELAVSSGDMMVVRLILAKGVQDINAKNQKGRTLLHLAAGGGNCGIAELLLCQDGININSKDNDGSTPLHTASGLGNSRIVSLLLDQDNIDINSKNNSGQTSLFLASLLGHFKIVQLLLSKGSTNINSADYSGQTPLYAASVMRHIHVVRLLLRQNGIDVNAKIHQGWTPLHAASGTGDIEIAKLLLGREGIEINARTENGSTPLHIASANGYKQIVQLLLNQTGIETNFRDNEGYTPLNKASGEGMFRVAKLLLECGADIAATNNDGQTPLHNASSRGRFKIAKFLLEHGADTKIADNKGQTPLDLALRDGHSVVADLLSQ; this comes from the exons ATGTCTCGTCGCGACTCTAGGACACAATTTGACAATGAAGAGTATACTGTCGGTTGGATTTGTGCCATAACAACTGAGCACGTCGCCGCGCGAGCTTTCCTTGACGAAGAACATGCTTTACCACAGTTTGTGTCCCCTCACGATAACAACAATTATACACTAGGCAGGATTGGAAAACACAATATCGTCATTGCCGTTTTGCCCCATGGAGAGTATGGATTATCGTCAGCAGCAAGTGTGGCGAGAGATATGCTACACAGCTTCCCCAACATTAGAATCGGCCTAATGGTTGGTATTGGAGGCGGAGCTCCAAGTGAAAAGCATGACATCCGCCTGGGTGATGTGGTTGTTAGTGACCCCCGTAATGGAGAGAATGCTGTTTTTCAGTATGATTTTGGTAAAACAATACAAGAGCAAAGCTTTTATCCAACGGGAAACCTAAACCAGCCTCCACCAGTTCTAAGGTCAGCAGTAAGCGGACTCGAAAGTCAATATGAATTAAACGGGCATGGTATTCAAGAGAGCATTGACATTATTCTTGACAAAAACCCAAGACTGAGGAAGAAATACAAACGACCGGACTTAGATCGGCTCTATCAAAGCCAATTTATTCACCCTCTAGCTGAGACAAGCTGCGGTATCAGCTGCGGTAACAGTCCACCAGCTTTAATTATCCGTGCGGAACGGGATAGCGGCGAGGATAACCCAATGATTCACTATGGCCTGATTGCTTCAGCAAACCAGTTAATGAAAGATGCTGAGATTAGGGACATGTTGGCTATGGAGAAGGATGTATTGTGTTTCGAAATGGAAGCGGCTGGTTTAATGAATCATTTTCCCTGCCTTGTTATTCGTGGTATATGCGATTATGCAGATACAcataaaaacaaagaatGGCAAGGCTACGCAGCAATGACAGCAGCTGCATACGCAAAAGATCTTCTTTCCTTGATACCTCCAAATCGAGTCGAGGCCCTAAAAAAGATGGATGTGCTCTCTG ATATCTCAGAAGGACTTACAGGGATTCTTCGCAAGCAAAACAGTGAATACCGCAATGAGGTTCTTAAATGGCTTACTCCGACCGACTATGTTTCTCAGCAGCATGACTATTTCGGAAGTCGGCAACCCGGAACTGGTGAATGGCTTCTAAACTCAAAGGAGTACCAGAACTGGCTGAATACGGCAGCAGAAGCCCTATTTTGTGAGGGGATTCCAGGAGCTGGAAAAACTATCATGACATCAATCGTGATTGATCACCTTACTACAAAATTCATTCATGATCTAGAGAATCTGAACACTGGGGTTGCGTACGTCTACTTTAGCTACTGCCAGAGTGATGAGAAAGCCGATGATTTGCTTTTGAGCTTATTAAAACAGTTGGCGCAGATAAGATCTTCGCTGCCTGACTGTGTAACTGCTCTCTATGAACAGCACAAAGACAAGGGATCTCGACCATCACTAGAGGTAATCACGTCGACCCTACAGTCTGTAATAAGTACTTACTCTAGAACTTTTATCGTCATCGATGCGCTTGATGAATGCCCAAACATCAATGATTGCCGGATGAGGTTTCTAGCAGAGATTCTTAGCCTGCGTTACAAGTCCAAGGTGAACATATTTGCGACTTCAAGACCCAACGCAGAGATCGCCAAACAGTTGGAAGGTAGCACTTTTATCGAGATTTGCgctagagaagaagatgtgcGTAAATATTTGGTTGGAAATATGGTCCGACTACCAAATTTCGTTTACGAGGACGTTAAATTGAAAAGCGACATTGAAGCGACGATCATTGACTCAGTGCAGGGAAT GTTTCTCCTTGCCAAGCTGTGTCTTAACTCCTTGGTCCATAAACTTACGATAAATGATGTTCGTGATGCCCTTTCAAACCTATCGACCGGATCGGAAGCAATTAATCATGCCTACAAAGATGCAATGGAGCGAATCGAGCGTCAGCCtccagagaagaaagaactGGCTAGGCGGGTTTTATCCTGGATTATATATGCGAAAAGACAGCTTTCTCCAACCGAACTCCAGCATGCCCTTGCAGTGAAGCATGGGCATCTCGAATTAGATAACCGGAATTTTATCAATATCGAAAATATTGTATTGGTGTGCGCAGGCTTAATTGCTGTTGACAAGGAAACGAACGTTATCCGATTAATCCACTACACAGCACAAGACTTCTTTGAGCGAACGCGGATGGAATGGTTCCCGGCTGCAGAAGTAGAAATTGCGAGGACTTGCACTTCTTATCTCTCTTTTCGCAATTTTGAGAGCGGGTTTTGCGCCAAGGACACTGACTTCGAGGAGCGGCTATCACGGTACCTATTCTATAGTTATGCTGCCAAAAATTGGGGCCATCATGCTCGGAATGCCTCGCCATTACCACAGGAGGTCATAGCCTTCCTTGAATGCGATGAAAAGGTACAAGCGTCAAGCCAGGCATTGATGGCCTCTAAACCAGCATGGAGGAACTCAGAATATAGTCAGCAAGTCCCCAAGCATATAACTGGACTACACCTGGCGGCGTATTTTGGAATTGAGACAGTAATGAGAACTGTCTTTGGTGAACAAGGACTGGACCTAGACGCGAGCGACGATTTTGGTCGAACGCCACTTTCTTATGCTGCCGGCAATGGATACGAAACGATAGTCAATCTGCTACTTGGTACATATGTAGTCAGCCCGAACTCAATGGACAGAGATGGCCAAACACCATTGATGTGGGCTGCCAAAAGAGGACACAGTGCAGTTGTTAAGCAAATACTTGTCGACGGCAGAGGTGACTTCAATGCCAGAGACCGCTACAGCCAGACACCTCTATTACTTGCGGTTAAGAACGGGAACAAAGCGGTAGCAGAATTGTTGCTTACCGAGAGCAATGCTGACATTAATGCGAGAGACAACTTCGGTCAGACGCCGTTATGGTGGGCAGTCCGCAATGGGGATGTTTCTATCATGGAGTTGCTCCTCGAGAAAGACGGCGTTGAGGTTAACGCCAAAAACCGCCATGATCAAACACCTCTCTGGTGGGCAGCGCGAAATGACGATGGCGCGGCTGTGGAATTACTCCTCAGACAAAATGGCATTAAAGTCAACCTCAAGGATAAAGATGAACAGACGCCGTTGGGGAGAGCGGCACAAAAAGGACACGAGACGGTAGTTAGAATGCTGCTTGCCAAAGAGAGCATAGAAGTCAATATTGCAGACAATTATGGCCGCACACCGTTACTCTTGGCTGCTAGAAATGGGCATACTGCAGTAGTTAAGCTTCTATGCGGCAAAAGTGGCGCTGACATCAATATCGTGGATAAAAATGGGAAATCCCCATTACTATGGGCTGCTATAAACGGTCATACAGACGTGATAAGGCTGTTGCTCACCGCCACCGATGCCGATGTCAATGCCAAGGATCACAACGACCAGTCACCGCTATTACATTCAGTCATCGGAGGGCATAATGCCATAGTTGAAGAGTTGCTTAACATAGAGAGCATTGATGTTAACGTTAAGGATATTTATCATCAGACTCCTCTTCTATACGCGGCTAAAAATGGGCACGAGAGAATAGCCGAGATGCTCCTCGGTAAAGAAGGCATTGATTTAAATGCTAAAGATCGTCATGGCCAAACGCCACTATGGTGGGCAGCTGCAAATGGAAACAAAGCTATTATCCAACTTATTAGTAACCAGACTGGCGTTGATATCAATGCTAAGAATTCGTTCAGCCAGGCGCCTTTACTATGGGCAGCCCGCAATGGGAATGAAGCCATAGTGAAATTACTACTGACCATACCCGGCGTTGATGTTGATACCAAGGATAAAGAAGACCTGGCGCCTCTCTGGTGGGCAGTTAAGAAGGTATACGAGGAAGTGGCCCGATTGCTCCTTGCTACCGACGACGTCAAGGTCAATTCCAGGAATAAAAACGGCCAGACACCGCTACTATATGCGGCTGAGAAGGGATACAAGAAGATGGTCGAAATTTTACTTGAGAAAATTGGCCTTGATGTTAACGCTGTGGATAAAAACGGCTTTACTCCCTTGGTGTTAGCATTGCGGCATTCCCAGGGGGATATGTCCTTAGttgacaaagaagaaaaagagagcagaAAGGAAAGCAATTATGAGACCATTCACAGATTGCCTCCAGCTGCTGAGAATATCAACAGTAGTAGGCAAGAGGGCGATTCAGGATTATTACCATGggaagcaaagaagcagtATGAGGATAttgccaagctgcttctgGCTACAGATGGCATTAATGTCAACGCCAGAGATAATAACAGCCAGACACCTTTGTTATGGGCAGCCAAAAAAGGTTATGATACCTTGGTCGATCTCCTACTGAAATCAGACGGTATCGATATCAATGCGAAAGATGACTGGAACAAATCCTCACTATTATGGGCAACTGCAAAGGGGCACATAGCAGTAGTCAAGTTATTGCTGAATGAAGCTAAGCTTGATATTAACATTGAAGATGACTCCGGTCACTCTCCGCTTTGGTGGGCGGTTGAAACGGGAAACGAGACGGTTATTGAGTTACTGCTACCTAAACATCAAAAGAGCATCAGCCATGATCTTCTAAAGAAGGCtgcagaagagagaaaagtgaGAGTCTTTGAGCTACTTATTTCTCAGGAAGGAGTCGATCTTAACACAAAGGATGCTAATGGACAGCCGTTGCTGTCATGGGCCGTTGAAAATGGAGACGAAGAAATAGTCAGACTGCTTCTTGTCAAGGCTGGTGTTGACGTTAATACCGAAAACAAGTTTGGCCAGACGCCGTTATGGTGCGCTGTTTATGGCGGGAGTCCCGAAATAGTCAGACTGTTTCTGAACGAAGAAAATGTTGACGTTAACGCCAGAGACCATTACGGTGTGTCACCGCTCTTATTGGCCGTGCGGAACCGTCGGTCGCCACGACCACTATGCCGTCGACTACGCTTCAATCGAGATGGAGCTTTTGATACGGATACTAAGGAATATAATGGCCAACCGCCACCCTCACCAGCCTCACCACTCTCACCAGCCTCACCACTCTCACCAGCCTCACCACTCTCACCAGCCTCACCACTCTCACCAGCCTCACCACTCTTTCCAGCCGTGCCTTACCGGCGACCACACttcgacgaagacgaagcttctaataagaataataaagaagGTCGTGATCGATTAAAACTCTCACAAGTCGGGGATTCCCATACAATGGTCATCGAGATGAAAGACGAGGACTCTGAAGATAACGCCGGAGATCATCGCACTATAACGCCAGGCTCGCTGGTCTCATATGGTCGCCGAAGGTATTCAAGTGAGAGGGTTATTAGGGACTTGAACATGGATCCAAACAAGCATCCAGATCATAGATACAAATCAATATTCACTGAAACTGTCAACGGCGATGACATTATTAAGCTCCTACTGGCTAGAAGCGATATTGATCCCAATACAAAAGACCACCAGGGCAATACGCCGCTCTCAACTGCAGTATTAAATGAAGACAAGGAGATTGCAGAGCTTTTACTTTGCACACAAGGCATCGACGTCAACACTAAAGACTATGAGAGTCATACACCACTAATCCATGCAATACGCAAAAATAATACATCAATCATAAAATTAATGCTCAACTCTAACCAAATCAATGTCAATTCTGAAGACGTTGGTGGGTGGACGCCAGTATGGCATGCTGTACACGAAAAAAATTGGAGCTTAGTCCATCTTCTCGCCAAACATGGGGCCAAAATCAATTCCCGAGATAGGTACGGCCAACCACTGTTGTCATGGGTTGCCGAaaatggtgatgatgaggcaGCTAGCATCCTGCTTGCTATTAATGGCACTGATATTAATATCATGtgcgacgaagatgaaacACCACTGTTTTATGCAGTTAAAAATGAGCATAAGGATATTATAGGACGATTGCTTAAAAATGatgatattattattaatgcaaAAAATCGGCTTGGACGGACGCCGCTTTTGAATGCTGTATCAGGAGGCCGAACAGAAATTGTGAAACTGCTATTGAATGAAAAAAATATCGATCCTAACGTTGAAGATAATGAAGACCAAGGAGCATTATTATTGGCAGCTCAAAGTGGGGATGAAGAGGtggtgaagctgctgctggctaaGAATGTCGATGTTAATGCGTGTAATAAGGACGGTCGAACTGCCCTATCAGTGGCAGCTGAAAAGGGGCATGAAAGGGTTATCGAGCAGTTACTTGCCTCAGAGATCGTCGACGTTAATTTCCGTGATGACTATGGTCGGACACCCCTATGGTATGCAGCTACAAACGGTATTGGATCAATAGTTGGGCTGTTGCTCACCCACGATGATATTGATGTAAACATAAAAGACAATAAGGGCCAGACACCACTGCTACGAGCTACTTATTCTGGACACAGCGAAGTGGCCGAAATACTCCTCGCTGCAGATGGAATTGACTTCAGGgccagagacaaagagggGAGGGCTCCGCTAGAATTGGCAGTTTCAAGTGGCGATATGATGGTGGTTAGACTGATCCTCGCCAAGGGTGTCCAAGACATCAACGCCAAAAATCAGAAGGGAAGAACACTGCTTCATCTTGCTGCCGGTGGGGGTAATTGTGGGATAGCCGAATTACTTCTCTGCCAAGACGGAATTAACATTAATTCGAAAGATAATGATGGTAGCACGCCATTGCACACGGCCTCTGGTCTTGGAAACTCACGGATAGTTTCTCTACTCCTCGACCAGGACAATATCGATATTAACTCCAAGAATAATTCCGGTCAAACTTCTCTGTTCCTAGCTTCATTGTTGGGGCACTTCAAGATAGTTCAATTACTGCTTAGCAAAGGCAGTACTAATATCAATTCTGCGGACTATAGCGGCCAAACGCCATTATATGCAGCCTCGGTTATGAGACATATACATGTTGTtcgacttcttctccgccaAAATGGCATTGATGTTAACGCGAAAATTCATCAAGGCTGGACGCCATTGCATGCTGCATCAGGAACGGGCGATATAGAAATAGCTAAACTACTCCTTGGCCGCGAAGGCATCGAAATCAATGCTAGAACTGAGAATGGTTCTACGCCGCTACACATTGCCTCAGCAAATGGCTACAAACAAATAGTTCAACTATTACTTAACCAAACCGGCATTGAAACTAATTTTAGGGACAATGAAGGTTATACGCCATTAAACAAAGCCTCAGGTGAAGGAATGTTCAGGGTTGCAAAGCTCCTCCTTGAATGTGGTGCTGATATAGCAGCTACGAATAATGACGGCCAGACGCCATTACATAATGCGTCGAGCCGTGGGAGATTCAAGATAGCTAAATTTCTTCTTGAGCATGGCGCTGATACAAAAATTGCGGATAATAAGGGTCAGACGCCATTGGATCTTGCACTGCGAGATGGACACAGTGTAGTGGCTGACCTACTTTCTCAATAA